From Shewanella psychrophila, a single genomic window includes:
- a CDS encoding TlpA family protein disulfide reductase, translating to MKQLISAILFSMTLLLCGCAAAPGDEQLEYQTYVKAGQMVPVTQFTDTKGNLIDLTQSTNAKLLVLFATWCPDSQRAMKALEASDLNLDPNVDIIAIGREENTQELDKFASEYEINFPLIADTDRAIYAKFANAGIPRLILLDGNNTIVKTVIGEGENPLAEVQW from the coding sequence ATGAAACAGCTCATATCGGCCATACTATTCTCAATGACTTTACTCCTTTGTGGTTGCGCTGCTGCACCAGGAGATGAACAACTTGAATATCAGACCTATGTCAAAGCAGGACAAATGGTACCTGTAACTCAATTTACCGATACCAAGGGTAATCTTATTGATTTAACACAGTCTACTAATGCCAAGCTATTGGTACTATTTGCTACTTGGTGTCCAGATTCTCAGCGAGCCATGAAGGCACTAGAAGCATCAGATCTCAATCTAGATCCAAATGTCGATATCATTGCCATAGGCCGCGAAGAAAATACCCAGGAACTAGACAAATTTGCCAGCGAGTATGAGATAAACTTTCCTCTGATTGCCGACACAGATAGAGCAATTTATGCCAAGTTTGCCAATGCAGGTATCCCCAGACTCATTCTACTCGACGGCAATAACACCATAGTGAAGACTGTTATCGGTGAAGGTGAAAATCCATTGGCCGAAGTACAGTGGTAA